A stretch of Bombus vancouverensis nearcticus chromosome 13, iyBomVanc1_principal, whole genome shotgun sequence DNA encodes these proteins:
- the LOC117162576 gene encoding uncharacterized protein LOC117162576 isoform X1 → MEKIELLGGACFSHGPYTFYKAVRIGNGRVLRLGSFFLTKLWSDADLVSIGELQLLWMDSRGPNQPLASLRLYFLPENTPDGRRDTHGEDEVLTISEKVVVRVHDLVTWLSPTLEWSWGREVSYPPSPTSSPANSPLRYEIPQPQVLTDPGIDFSDVDKQQKEYESNHNTRKSDCISQTKVVVLSYPRYCRYRALLRRLEGAEPSWLCSSIAAALGGFTATPGTRVLFCRDTFDYPDLETHELLCNHLAPKLKGRPRRKRKKRSASPGESSNESEASVASTSKSAPASSNVVVPSVGRPPSSVVRRSERKTTAEEKKFLTDVQNFMNSRGTPVGKMPLLGYRQIDLFLFYTKVQLLGGYDSVSAGRLWKNIYDDIGGNTGSTSAATITRRHYERLLLPYERYQRGEEAKVRLTPGRRSKSSSVSEESEDNKQETNDSYPSETPPPVETNVTATTPPLQSIVSSAAPFLSSEKPKTETGKTSSLRSVRVKQERLKSLNTMIANSTPSPSQQTSQLPSPPPSSNTSISTPSSTPSTTPTNGTGSQSVLERQLNSPLISQQVPPSCSPPGLPVTTVVTNASTVVTLTPPPEKDMKEIKLDPKQTTLLAQGKENIPLFGEKSIFAEKTIVPPRSPEVIDLETESDTSRDKIIIPSFKKRKLEILREGGLEVTAVDLDTRPSVIQSNPPAPATMKSEEKPPISYPLPVTPNSIPKLISVTVTPDIGHMLSSPQEHQHHHHQARLQAPTKQHPAHHNNNNNIMMNNNNMVNSRVINLGTSNNAALLQLYANANVPPPASSGLHQANHRFVPPIVPNGRIFPPKVTQSKSIFAHNEKMVYGDPKEIPIPPKYRPTLHRLQPHQIHNNNDPVYSGVLDLTQKSNKPVFPRPSLEIVKVPVVPRPNPLNLEMRNSSIKEKPTDCSKRSTFPGYQNVLDSRTMASNNLEITIVNPKQKNNHLSTPTHVRVSSPSRNSAIPVQRRQHLNGKYTTRSEPVSPYTPRKPNHPVIPNVPNLNHLNSGNYPRMATIQQQNTIDRRKNVEMSGGKEQHQHKHQQHSLQHQHHHQHQHMHQQHQQQQRRISEGDKSLIAQQQQQQQQHQPQEPRQTEAGRRHSVPSIPSGYVPTVPQNNPAFFPQLPNTPGKFLPILDPMYYSAFYNGLFPPPIPPTAATSFLPPEFSAYYKELLASSQPRLGMAGQHQPAAPTSK, encoded by the exons GACGAAGTGCTGACGATATCGGAAAAGGTGGTCGTGCGGGTTCACGATCTCGTCACCTGGTTATCGCCTACGTTGGAATGGTCGTGGGGTCGCGAGGTGTCTTATCCACCGTCCCCGACGTCATCTCCGGCGAACAGTCCGCTAAGATATGAAATACCACAACCTCAGGTGCTCACCGATCCTGGCATCGATTTCTCAGACGTCGATAAGCAACAGAAGGAATACGAAAGCAATCACAACACAAGGAAATCGGATTGTATTTCTCAAACGAAAGTGGTCGTGCTCTCGTACCCCAGGTACTGTCGATATCGAGCACTGTTGCGTAGGCTCGAAGGTGCCGAACCGTCTTGGCTTTGCTCGTCCATAGCAGCTGCACTAGGTGGATTCACCGCCACACCAGGTACGAGGGTACTCTTCTGCAGAGATACCTTCGACTACCCGGACCTTGAAACTCATGAGCTCCTCTGCAATCACCTAG CGCCGAAATTGAAAGGAAGACCGAGAAGGAAGCGTAAAAAGCGTAGCGCATCGCCAGGAGAATCGAGCAACGAGAGCGAGGCATCCGTGGCGTCTACCTCGAAGAGTGCCCCAGCGAGTTCGAACGTGGTGGTACCGAGCGTTGGAAGGCCACCTTCGTCGGTAGTACGACGAAGCGAGCGAAAGACCACCGCCGAGGAAAAGAAATTCCTAACGGATGTGCAGAATTTCATGAACTCGCGGGGTACGCCTGTCGGAAAGATGCCACTGCTGGGCTACAGACAGA TCGATCTCTTCCTATTTTATACGAAAGTGCAATTGCTCGGTGGCTACGATTCCGTCAGTGCTGGTCGACTCTGGAAGAACATTTACGACGACATAGGTGGTAATACAGGATCCACCAGCGCTGCGACTATCACTCGACGGCATTACGAAAG GTTGCTGTTACCCTATGAGAGGTATCAAAGAGGAGAGGAAGCGAAAGTTAGACTAACACCCGGAAGGCGAAGTAAGAGTAGCAGCGTGTCCGAGGAGTCCGAAGATAATAAGCAAGAGACGAACGATTCATATCCATCGGAAACGCCTCCCCCTGTAGAAACGAATGTTACTGCTACAACTCCTCCCCTTCAATCAATTGTATCGTCGGCAGCA cCGTTCCTTTCGAGCGAAAAACCGAAGACGGAGACTGGCAAGACATCGTCTCTCCGTAGCGTACGAGTGAAACAAGAACGCTTGAAATCGTTAAATACTATGATTGCCAATAGTACGCCATCGCCCAGCCAGCAAACAAGCCAACTACCAAGTCCACCACCTTCTTCTAATACGTCAATTTCAACGCCGAGTAGTACACCTTCTACGACACCCACGAATGGTACTGGAAGTCAAAGTGTATTAGAGAGGCAGCTCAACAGTCCTCTGATATCGCAACAAGTTCCACCGTCGTGTTCACCGCCGGGTCTTCCGGTAACTACAGTGGTAACGAATGCTTCTACGGTGGTAACATTAACACCACCACCGGAGAAAGATATGAAAGAAATCAAACTAGATCCTAAACAAACCACCCTGTTGGCTCAGGGTAAGGAGAACATACCGTTGTTCGGCGAGAAGTCAATTTTCGCGGAGAAGACGATAGTGCCTCCTAGATCACCAGAAGTGATTGACCTGGAAACGGAGAGTGACACGAGTAGGGATAAGATAATCATTCCCAGTTTTAAGAAACGTAAATTGGAAATACTTCGCGAGGGTGGTCTTGAAGTTACTGCCGTTGACTTGGATACGCGACCCAGCGTGATTCAAAGCAATCCTCCCGCGCCAGCAACAATGAAATCCGAAGAAAAGCCGCCAATATCGTATCCTCTTCCAGTCACACCTAATTCCATTCCTAAGTTGATTTCCGTCACCGTAACGCCGGACATAGGGCATATGTTATCGTCTCCTCAAGAACATCAACATCATCATCACCAAGCACGGTTACAAGCGCCGACCAAGCAACATCCCGCTCAtcacaataacaataataatattatgatgaataataataatatggtgAACAGCCGCGTAATAAATCTTGGTACTTCTAATAACGCCGCGTTGCTACAATTGTACGCGAATGCTAATGTCCCCCCACCAGCGTCGTCAGGGTTGCATCAAGCAAATCATCGTTTCGTACCGCCAATTGTTCCTAACGGTAGGATATTTCCGCCCAAGGTGACACAGTCAAAGTCGATATTCGCACACAACGAAAAAATGGTTTACGGAGATCCGAAAGAGATTCCTATCCCTCCAAAGTATCGTCCCACGCTGCATCGTTTGCAGCCGCATCAGATACACAATAATAACGACCCTGTGTACAGCGGGGTCCTCGACTTAACACAAAAATCGAACAAGCCGGTGTTTCCGAGGCCGAGCTTAGAAATAGTGAAAGTACCTGTAGTGCCGAGGCCTAATCCATTAAACTTGGAGATGAGGAACTCGTCGATTAAAGAGAAACCAACAGATTGTTCGAAACGAAGTACCTTCCCTGGTTACCAGAACGTACTGGACAGTCGAACGATGGCTTCGAATAACTTAGAAATTACGATCGTAAACCCTAAACAAAAAaataatcacttaagtacaCCGACGCATGTTCGAGTATCGAGTCCATCTAGAAATAGCGCGATACCTGTGCAAAGAAGGCAACACCTGAATGGCAAGTACACGACGAGGAGTGAACCAGTTTCACCGTACACACCTAGGAAGCCGAATCATCCTGTTATACCGAATGTACCTAATCTAAATCATCTGAATAGTGGAAATTATCCTAGAATGGCAACGATTCAGCAACAGAATACGATCGATAGGAGAAAAAACGTAGAAATGAGCGGTGGTAAGGAGCAGCATCAGCATAAGCATCAGCAGCATTCACTTCAACATCAGCATCATCACCAACACCAACATATGCATCAACAACATCAACAGCAACAGCGTCGAATCAGCGAGGGCGATAAATCGTTAATCGctcaacaacaacagcaacaacaacaacaccaGCCACAGGAACCGAGGCAAACCGAAGCTGGAAGACGACACAGTGTTCCGAGTATACCTTCTGGTTATGTACCTACGGTACCGCAAAACAATCCAGCTTTCTTTCCACAACTGCCAAACACGCCCGGCAAGTTCCTACCGATTTTAGATCCCATGTACTATTCCGCATTCTATAATGGTTTATTTCCCCCGCCGATTCCGCCCACGGCTGCCACGTCGTTTTTACCGCCGGAATTTAGTGCGTACTACAAAGAATTACTTGCTTCCTCGCAACCAAGACTGGGGATGGCGGGGCAGCATCAGCCAGCTGCTCCAACGTCTAAGTAG
- the LOC117162576 gene encoding uncharacterized protein LOC117162576 isoform X2 has translation MEKIELLGGACFSHGPYTFYKAVRIGNGRVLRLGSFFLTKLWSDADLVSIGELQLLWMDSRGPNQPLASLRLYFLPENTPDGRRDTHGEDEVLTISEKVVVRVHDLVTWLSPTLEWSWGREVSYPPSPTSSPANSPLRYEIPQPQVLTDPGIDFSDVDKQQKEYESNHNTRKSDCISQTKVVVLSYPRYCRYRALLRRLEGAEPSWLCSSIAAALGGFTATPGTRVLFCRDTFDYPDLETHELLCNHLAPKLKGRPRRKRKKRSASPGESSNESEASVASTSKSAPASSNVVVPSVGRPPSSVVRRSERKTTAEEKKFLTDVQNFMNSRVDLFLFYTKVQLLGGYDSVSAGRLWKNIYDDIGGNTGSTSAATITRRHYERLLLPYERYQRGEEAKVRLTPGRRSKSSSVSEESEDNKQETNDSYPSETPPPVETNVTATTPPLQSIVSSAAPFLSSEKPKTETGKTSSLRSVRVKQERLKSLNTMIANSTPSPSQQTSQLPSPPPSSNTSISTPSSTPSTTPTNGTGSQSVLERQLNSPLISQQVPPSCSPPGLPVTTVVTNASTVVTLTPPPEKDMKEIKLDPKQTTLLAQGKENIPLFGEKSIFAEKTIVPPRSPEVIDLETESDTSRDKIIIPSFKKRKLEILREGGLEVTAVDLDTRPSVIQSNPPAPATMKSEEKPPISYPLPVTPNSIPKLISVTVTPDIGHMLSSPQEHQHHHHQARLQAPTKQHPAHHNNNNNIMMNNNNMVNSRVINLGTSNNAALLQLYANANVPPPASSGLHQANHRFVPPIVPNGRIFPPKVTQSKSIFAHNEKMVYGDPKEIPIPPKYRPTLHRLQPHQIHNNNDPVYSGVLDLTQKSNKPVFPRPSLEIVKVPVVPRPNPLNLEMRNSSIKEKPTDCSKRSTFPGYQNVLDSRTMASNNLEITIVNPKQKNNHLSTPTHVRVSSPSRNSAIPVQRRQHLNGKYTTRSEPVSPYTPRKPNHPVIPNVPNLNHLNSGNYPRMATIQQQNTIDRRKNVEMSGGKEQHQHKHQQHSLQHQHHHQHQHMHQQHQQQQRRISEGDKSLIAQQQQQQQQHQPQEPRQTEAGRRHSVPSIPSGYVPTVPQNNPAFFPQLPNTPGKFLPILDPMYYSAFYNGLFPPPIPPTAATSFLPPEFSAYYKELLASSQPRLGMAGQHQPAAPTSK, from the exons GACGAAGTGCTGACGATATCGGAAAAGGTGGTCGTGCGGGTTCACGATCTCGTCACCTGGTTATCGCCTACGTTGGAATGGTCGTGGGGTCGCGAGGTGTCTTATCCACCGTCCCCGACGTCATCTCCGGCGAACAGTCCGCTAAGATATGAAATACCACAACCTCAGGTGCTCACCGATCCTGGCATCGATTTCTCAGACGTCGATAAGCAACAGAAGGAATACGAAAGCAATCACAACACAAGGAAATCGGATTGTATTTCTCAAACGAAAGTGGTCGTGCTCTCGTACCCCAGGTACTGTCGATATCGAGCACTGTTGCGTAGGCTCGAAGGTGCCGAACCGTCTTGGCTTTGCTCGTCCATAGCAGCTGCACTAGGTGGATTCACCGCCACACCAGGTACGAGGGTACTCTTCTGCAGAGATACCTTCGACTACCCGGACCTTGAAACTCATGAGCTCCTCTGCAATCACCTAG CGCCGAAATTGAAAGGAAGACCGAGAAGGAAGCGTAAAAAGCGTAGCGCATCGCCAGGAGAATCGAGCAACGAGAGCGAGGCATCCGTGGCGTCTACCTCGAAGAGTGCCCCAGCGAGTTCGAACGTGGTGGTACCGAGCGTTGGAAGGCCACCTTCGTCGGTAGTACGACGAAGCGAGCGAAAGACCACCGCCGAGGAAAAGAAATTCCTAACGGATGTGCAGAATTTCATGAACTCGCGGG TCGATCTCTTCCTATTTTATACGAAAGTGCAATTGCTCGGTGGCTACGATTCCGTCAGTGCTGGTCGACTCTGGAAGAACATTTACGACGACATAGGTGGTAATACAGGATCCACCAGCGCTGCGACTATCACTCGACGGCATTACGAAAG GTTGCTGTTACCCTATGAGAGGTATCAAAGAGGAGAGGAAGCGAAAGTTAGACTAACACCCGGAAGGCGAAGTAAGAGTAGCAGCGTGTCCGAGGAGTCCGAAGATAATAAGCAAGAGACGAACGATTCATATCCATCGGAAACGCCTCCCCCTGTAGAAACGAATGTTACTGCTACAACTCCTCCCCTTCAATCAATTGTATCGTCGGCAGCA cCGTTCCTTTCGAGCGAAAAACCGAAGACGGAGACTGGCAAGACATCGTCTCTCCGTAGCGTACGAGTGAAACAAGAACGCTTGAAATCGTTAAATACTATGATTGCCAATAGTACGCCATCGCCCAGCCAGCAAACAAGCCAACTACCAAGTCCACCACCTTCTTCTAATACGTCAATTTCAACGCCGAGTAGTACACCTTCTACGACACCCACGAATGGTACTGGAAGTCAAAGTGTATTAGAGAGGCAGCTCAACAGTCCTCTGATATCGCAACAAGTTCCACCGTCGTGTTCACCGCCGGGTCTTCCGGTAACTACAGTGGTAACGAATGCTTCTACGGTGGTAACATTAACACCACCACCGGAGAAAGATATGAAAGAAATCAAACTAGATCCTAAACAAACCACCCTGTTGGCTCAGGGTAAGGAGAACATACCGTTGTTCGGCGAGAAGTCAATTTTCGCGGAGAAGACGATAGTGCCTCCTAGATCACCAGAAGTGATTGACCTGGAAACGGAGAGTGACACGAGTAGGGATAAGATAATCATTCCCAGTTTTAAGAAACGTAAATTGGAAATACTTCGCGAGGGTGGTCTTGAAGTTACTGCCGTTGACTTGGATACGCGACCCAGCGTGATTCAAAGCAATCCTCCCGCGCCAGCAACAATGAAATCCGAAGAAAAGCCGCCAATATCGTATCCTCTTCCAGTCACACCTAATTCCATTCCTAAGTTGATTTCCGTCACCGTAACGCCGGACATAGGGCATATGTTATCGTCTCCTCAAGAACATCAACATCATCATCACCAAGCACGGTTACAAGCGCCGACCAAGCAACATCCCGCTCAtcacaataacaataataatattatgatgaataataataatatggtgAACAGCCGCGTAATAAATCTTGGTACTTCTAATAACGCCGCGTTGCTACAATTGTACGCGAATGCTAATGTCCCCCCACCAGCGTCGTCAGGGTTGCATCAAGCAAATCATCGTTTCGTACCGCCAATTGTTCCTAACGGTAGGATATTTCCGCCCAAGGTGACACAGTCAAAGTCGATATTCGCACACAACGAAAAAATGGTTTACGGAGATCCGAAAGAGATTCCTATCCCTCCAAAGTATCGTCCCACGCTGCATCGTTTGCAGCCGCATCAGATACACAATAATAACGACCCTGTGTACAGCGGGGTCCTCGACTTAACACAAAAATCGAACAAGCCGGTGTTTCCGAGGCCGAGCTTAGAAATAGTGAAAGTACCTGTAGTGCCGAGGCCTAATCCATTAAACTTGGAGATGAGGAACTCGTCGATTAAAGAGAAACCAACAGATTGTTCGAAACGAAGTACCTTCCCTGGTTACCAGAACGTACTGGACAGTCGAACGATGGCTTCGAATAACTTAGAAATTACGATCGTAAACCCTAAACAAAAAaataatcacttaagtacaCCGACGCATGTTCGAGTATCGAGTCCATCTAGAAATAGCGCGATACCTGTGCAAAGAAGGCAACACCTGAATGGCAAGTACACGACGAGGAGTGAACCAGTTTCACCGTACACACCTAGGAAGCCGAATCATCCTGTTATACCGAATGTACCTAATCTAAATCATCTGAATAGTGGAAATTATCCTAGAATGGCAACGATTCAGCAACAGAATACGATCGATAGGAGAAAAAACGTAGAAATGAGCGGTGGTAAGGAGCAGCATCAGCATAAGCATCAGCAGCATTCACTTCAACATCAGCATCATCACCAACACCAACATATGCATCAACAACATCAACAGCAACAGCGTCGAATCAGCGAGGGCGATAAATCGTTAATCGctcaacaacaacagcaacaacaacaacaccaGCCACAGGAACCGAGGCAAACCGAAGCTGGAAGACGACACAGTGTTCCGAGTATACCTTCTGGTTATGTACCTACGGTACCGCAAAACAATCCAGCTTTCTTTCCACAACTGCCAAACACGCCCGGCAAGTTCCTACCGATTTTAGATCCCATGTACTATTCCGCATTCTATAATGGTTTATTTCCCCCGCCGATTCCGCCCACGGCTGCCACGTCGTTTTTACCGCCGGAATTTAGTGCGTACTACAAAGAATTACTTGCTTCCTCGCAACCAAGACTGGGGATGGCGGGGCAGCATCAGCCAGCTGCTCCAACGTCTAAGTAG